From one Deinococcus sp. NW-56 genomic stretch:
- a CDS encoding sulfite exporter TauE/SafE family protein, translated as MAAGRTWGLTAGVAAAVGALTLIWPTIAPTLRDMALDLYRLGGTLNAVLAGPVSALRARTGVSLLTPFLLGLLAATAPCQLSTGVATLAYVARDGHAGGAWPRSLAFLLARMLVYLALGAVAVFAFGGTLTASGDFFTGVRRVLGPLMFSLGLVMVGVFRPRFTVGMGLAERFEVRARLRRDTLGAFALGLAFSLAFCPTLFLLYFGLTLPLAVTAPVGALYPVAFVLGMMLPLLLLVAMLPAGRTEARRTYLGHLRQAHRLATPLAGAAFLLTGLLDTFIYWLL; from the coding sequence GTGGCAGCAGGAAGAACCTGGGGGCTGACAGCGGGAGTGGCGGCTGCCGTCGGCGCGCTGACCCTCATCTGGCCGACCATCGCCCCGACCCTGCGGGACATGGCCCTCGACCTATACCGGCTGGGTGGCACGCTGAACGCGGTCCTGGCGGGTCCAGTGAGCGCCCTGCGTGCCCGGACTGGAGTTTCGCTGCTCACCCCATTTCTGCTGGGCCTGCTGGCGGCCACTGCTCCCTGCCAGTTGTCCACCGGCGTGGCGACGCTCGCGTATGTGGCCCGAGATGGCCATGCAGGCGGGGCCTGGCCGCGAAGTTTAGCCTTCCTGTTGGCCCGCATGCTGGTGTACCTCGCGCTTGGTGCCGTGGCCGTGTTTGCCTTTGGCGGCACCCTGACGGCGTCTGGAGACTTCTTTACGGGTGTGCGGCGGGTGCTGGGCCCGCTGATGTTCTCCTTGGGACTGGTGATGGTCGGAGTGTTTCGCCCCCGTTTTACGGTGGGGATGGGACTCGCTGAGCGGTTCGAGGTGCGGGCGCGCCTGCGGCGGGACACCCTCGGCGCGTTCGCCCTGGGCCTGGCCTTCAGTCTGGCGTTTTGCCCGACCCTCTTCCTCCTCTACTTCGGGCTGACGCTCCCCTTGGCGGTGACGGCCCCGGTGGGTGCGCTCTATCCAGTGGCGTTCGTGCTGGGCATGATGCTTCCGCTGCTGCTGTTGGTCGCCATGCTACCGGCTGGGAGGACCGAGGCGCGCCGCACGTACCTGGGGCACCTCCGGCAGGCCCACCGATTGGCCACGCCCCTCGCCGGTGCCGCGTTCCTCCTCACCGGGTTGCTGGACACCTTCATCTACTGGTTGTTGTGA
- a CDS encoding IS630 family transposase, whose protein sequence is MEYSLAGREGCRAELGRPHRSVDGVLHSEKNAVQPHRKRQWCIAHLTANFLCEMERVLDVYSRPYDDRFPVLCFDEQPCFLIGDVMAPVPSEPGRVAKQDYEYQRFGSAAVLLAVEPKTGRRFVQVCARRTAEEYTAFMQNLERAYPAAVQITLVQDHLNTHHGGSFYKFMSPQAAHRLVGRFEWVYTPKHASWLNMAELEFSALQRQCLNRRIPVLERLRSEVEAWVAARSRAGVTLNWQFSTQVARRTLGRHYEAIRIK, encoded by the coding sequence ATGGAGTATTCGCTTGCTGGCAGAGAAGGCTGTAGAGCTGAACTTGGTCGACCACATCGCTCCGTCGACGGTGTTCTACATTCTGAAAAAAACGCGGTCCAGCCGCACCGCAAAAGGCAGTGGTGCATCGCGCACCTGACGGCGAATTTCCTCTGCGAGATGGAACGCGTTCTGGACGTGTACTCTCGGCCCTACGACGACCGTTTTCCCGTGTTGTGCTTCGATGAGCAACCCTGCTTCCTGATCGGTGACGTCATGGCCCCGGTTCCATCGGAACCGGGGCGAGTCGCCAAACAAGACTACGAATACCAGCGCTTTGGGAGCGCGGCTGTGTTGCTGGCCGTCGAGCCGAAAACAGGCCGACGGTTTGTCCAGGTCTGTGCCCGACGGACCGCCGAGGAGTACACCGCCTTCATGCAGAACCTGGAACGGGCCTATCCAGCAGCCGTCCAGATCACCCTGGTTCAGGACCACCTCAATACGCATCACGGCGGCAGTTTCTACAAGTTCATGTCGCCACAGGCGGCCCACCGGTTGGTGGGCCGCTTCGAGTGGGTCTACACGCCCAAACATGCCTCGTGGCTGAACATGGCAGAACTGGAATTCAGTGCCCTTCAGCGGCAGTGCTTGAACCGGCGTATTCCAGTGCTGGAACGGCTTCGGTCGGAAGTCGAGGCTTGGGTGGCAGCGCGTTCACGCGCGGGCGTCACCCTCAACTGGCAGTTCTCCACCCAGGTCGCCCGCCGGACGCTAGGACGGCACTACGAAGCCATTCGTATTAAATGA